From the Teredinibacter turnerae T7901 genome, one window contains:
- a CDS encoding LysR family transcriptional regulator, producing the protein MRALVAVVHEGSFTKAAERLQMSPQLVSKYVGKLEEQLGARLLQRTTRSLHVTEAGARYAQRAELLLDELADMDQQLGNFQQEAKGELRISAPVSFAAKHMGPLISDFRQTHPEVTVDLKLNDRKVDIVDEGFDIALRIGRLRDSSLIAKPIAPIKLVLCASPAYLEKQGTPAYPKDLADHHFLRYSYLDAQAIPLNQHLQRARHSLVCNNGDLLTQAAIAGAGIALQPTFIAGDAIKRGELVALLTEHTPPPFTLYAVYSHRTHLASKVRAFIDFIDGYFGDPPYWDGF; encoded by the coding sequence ATGAGAGCTCTTGTGGCGGTTGTCCACGAGGGCAGCTTCACCAAAGCGGCTGAGCGCCTGCAGATGTCACCGCAGCTGGTGAGCAAATATGTTGGCAAATTGGAGGAGCAGCTCGGCGCGAGACTTCTCCAGCGCACTACGCGCAGCCTGCACGTCACGGAAGCCGGTGCACGCTATGCGCAAAGGGCTGAGCTGTTATTAGACGAGCTGGCCGATATGGACCAGCAACTGGGTAACTTCCAGCAGGAGGCGAAGGGAGAATTGCGCATAAGCGCACCTGTGTCGTTCGCCGCTAAACACATGGGCCCCCTGATTAGCGACTTTCGACAAACTCACCCTGAGGTGACGGTCGACTTGAAGCTGAACGACCGCAAAGTGGACATCGTCGATGAAGGTTTCGACATCGCCTTGCGCATTGGCCGCTTGCGCGACTCCTCGCTTATTGCCAAACCCATCGCCCCCATCAAACTGGTATTGTGCGCCAGCCCGGCTTACCTTGAAAAACAGGGCACACCCGCGTATCCCAAGGACTTGGCAGACCACCACTTCCTGCGCTACAGCTACCTGGACGCGCAGGCCATCCCCCTGAATCAACACCTTCAGCGGGCTCGCCACTCGCTGGTGTGTAACAACGGCGACCTGCTCACCCAAGCCGCTATCGCTGGCGCAGGAATCGCGCTACAACCCACGTTTATTGCCGGCGACGCAATAAAGCGCGGCGAACTTGTCGCCTTACTCACCGAACACACGCCCCCGCCCTTCACCCTCTATGCGGTGTACAGCCACCGCACTCACCTCGCCAGCAAGGTACGCGCGTTTATCGATTTTATAGACGGCTATTTTGGCGACCCGCCTTATTGGGATGGGTTTTAG
- a CDS encoding methyltransferase domain-containing protein — translation MINESEVRRKYSEIKEIWSNDDRWHVHTRRKIDGYVREFLMYDTVLDETDKILLVGSAGNSHGLKLENMIHLDISEKFLSPPNSIAATVTNLPIASNSIKAIVCVGSVINYTDIYLSLSELSRVLIAKGKMLIEFESSWSFEYLFKKAFKKHACISETFYQNKKEMLWVYSDTLVVGLAKKFGLGVDYERHIHILSPLLFRFTGLQNLSSKVSFLDDAPIVKGLLSKYASNVIICFSKFSE, via the coding sequence ATGATTAATGAGTCTGAAGTTCGAAGAAAATATAGTGAAATCAAAGAAATATGGAGCAATGATGACAGGTGGCACGTACATACAAGGCGTAAAATTGACGGATATGTTCGCGAATTTTTGATGTACGACACAGTTTTAGATGAAACCGACAAAATACTGCTGGTGGGGTCAGCTGGAAATAGTCACGGGTTGAAATTAGAAAACATGATTCATCTCGATATTTCAGAAAAATTCCTTTCTCCTCCCAACTCTATCGCTGCAACTGTCACAAATTTACCGATTGCATCAAACTCTATAAAGGCCATAGTTTGCGTCGGCTCTGTGATAAACTATACGGATATTTACTTGTCTTTGTCGGAACTATCTCGAGTTCTGATTGCGAAGGGCAAAATGCTCATTGAATTTGAAAGTAGCTGGAGTTTTGAATATCTATTCAAGAAGGCTTTTAAAAAGCATGCTTGCATTAGTGAAACTTTTTATCAAAACAAAAAGGAGATGCTTTGGGTTTACTCGGATACTCTTGTTGTTGGTTTGGCTAAGAAGTTTGGATTAGGTGTTGATTATGAGCGCCACATTCATATACTTTCGCCGTTATTGTTTAGGTTTACGGGGTTACAAAATTTATCTTCCAAGGTCTCATTTCTTGATGACGCCCCCATAGTTAAAGGTCTATTGAGCAAGTACGCATCCAATGTAATCATTTGTTTTTCCAAATTTTCAGAATGA
- a CDS encoding tyrosine-type recombinase/integrase, translating into MLVKEACGRFLDYCQYTKKLSHHSIRAYERDLQTFLVVVGRRARLEKIDRKIITKFVDACFADGLSHATVKRRLACLKALFKWLENEEILDDSPFRKFELKVRLPHRLPRNLSVQELNKLLRICRSRLGLPKNSDYRVGEFASVSRSNLNHLTTLVCVELLFTTGVRVGELTGIRLQDIYLQEKFIHIRGKGQRERRVFVTDKSIRNLIESYIQLRKITTPIDQNLLVNSRGRPATSQMVRIWLKNCSKAANLTRVATPHMYRHSTATELLNNGVDIIYVQKLLGHQSISTTQIYAHVSHSDVMRNVALANIRKEVL; encoded by the coding sequence ATGCTGGTAAAGGAAGCCTGCGGAAGATTCCTCGATTACTGTCAGTACACAAAGAAGTTGTCTCACCATTCAATACGGGCGTACGAGCGCGACTTGCAGACCTTTCTGGTGGTGGTAGGTCGGCGAGCCCGGTTGGAAAAGATCGATCGAAAAATCATTACCAAGTTTGTCGATGCCTGTTTTGCCGACGGCTTATCTCACGCTACTGTCAAGCGGCGCTTGGCCTGCCTAAAAGCACTTTTCAAGTGGCTGGAGAATGAAGAAATTCTCGATGACTCGCCGTTCCGCAAGTTTGAGCTGAAGGTGCGCTTGCCGCACCGGCTGCCTAGGAATCTCAGCGTACAAGAGCTCAATAAACTACTTCGCATCTGTCGCAGCAGGCTGGGCCTGCCGAAGAACAGTGATTATCGAGTGGGTGAATTTGCTTCTGTGTCACGAAGCAACTTAAACCATCTGACCACTCTGGTGTGTGTTGAGCTGCTCTTTACCACCGGGGTTAGGGTAGGTGAGCTGACCGGTATACGGCTACAGGATATTTATCTGCAAGAAAAGTTTATCCATATTCGGGGTAAAGGCCAGCGCGAACGCCGGGTATTTGTTACGGATAAGTCGATCAGAAACTTGATTGAGTCTTACATTCAACTGAGAAAAATCACCACACCAATCGATCAAAATTTGCTCGTTAACAGCCGCGGCCGCCCAGCCACCAGCCAAATGGTGCGCATATGGCTAAAAAACTGCAGCAAAGCCGCCAACCTCACCCGCGTAGCAACCCCCCACATGTACCGCCACTCTACAGCCACCGAACTGCTAAACAACGGTGTCGACATCATCTACGTCCAAAAGCTGCTCGGCCACCAAAGCATAAGCACAACCCAAATATACGCCCACGTAAGCCACAGCGATGTAATGAGAAACGTTGCGCTGGCAAATATACGTAAGGAGGTTTTATAG
- a CDS encoding MFS transporter gives MTNNNLRTLRWLTYMMFLMFAMTTDAVGVIIPELMAKFDLSMTQAGMIHYGPMLAIALAGLGLGFLADRFGRKLTVMLGLGLFALVSYAFIWGDDFYYFLSLMMVSGVAIGVFKTAALALIGDISRSTKEHTTTVNGVEAFFGVGAIIGPLIVTTLLAAGIDWKWLYFIAGNLCICLILLASRVQYPHAKLSETKEQGSFIQTLALARNPYAFSFSVGAFLYVATESAIYVWMPTYLLGYDGSFLLLATYALTLFFVLRALGRFLGMWLLERVSWSMVMMLCSGLIALCFVTSIVVGKSIALVLLPLTGLFMSVIYPTLNSKGISCFRKNQHGSVAGVILFFTAAGAAAGPLTMGVVSDAFGGDAVYGFMVATVFAVLLFLGLLYNWLKAPVDEHLRAMDSELDV, from the coding sequence ATGACAAATAATAATTTACGCACCCTGCGCTGGCTCACTTACATGATGTTTTTAATGTTCGCCATGACAACCGATGCGGTGGGCGTAATTATTCCTGAGCTAATGGCCAAGTTCGATTTAAGTATGACGCAAGCGGGGATGATTCATTACGGCCCGATGCTGGCCATTGCGCTAGCAGGCTTGGGTTTGGGTTTTCTGGCCGACCGCTTTGGGCGCAAGCTTACCGTTATGCTCGGGCTCGGTCTGTTTGCACTGGTGTCTTACGCCTTTATCTGGGGTGACGACTTCTACTATTTCCTCTCGTTAATGATGGTTTCTGGTGTGGCTATTGGTGTATTTAAAACTGCTGCACTGGCGCTGATTGGCGATATCTCCCGCTCCACTAAAGAGCACACCACCACGGTAAACGGTGTGGAGGCGTTTTTTGGCGTAGGGGCTATTATTGGGCCGCTAATCGTCACGACCTTGCTGGCTGCGGGCATCGACTGGAAGTGGCTGTATTTTATTGCGGGCAACCTGTGTATCTGTTTAATTCTTCTCGCTTCCCGGGTTCAGTATCCGCACGCAAAATTAAGTGAAACCAAAGAGCAGGGCAGCTTCATCCAAACCCTGGCGCTGGCGCGCAACCCCTATGCATTCAGCTTTTCGGTGGGCGCCTTTCTATATGTCGCCACTGAAAGTGCAATCTATGTATGGATGCCCACCTACCTGCTCGGGTACGACGGTTCGTTTCTGTTGCTCGCCACCTACGCACTCACGTTGTTTTTTGTCCTGCGCGCGCTGGGGCGTTTTTTAGGTATGTGGTTGCTGGAGCGGGTGAGCTGGTCCATGGTGATGATGCTCTGCAGCGGCCTTATTGCCCTGTGCTTTGTTACCTCAATTGTGGTTGGTAAAAGTATCGCCTTGGTGCTGTTGCCGCTTACGGGTTTGTTTATGTCAGTGATTTACCCCACCTTAAACTCCAAAGGCATTAGCTGCTTCCGCAAAAATCAGCACGGCAGTGTGGCGGGCGTCATCCTCTTTTTCACCGCCGCAGGTGCCGCCGCCGGACCGCTGACAATGGGTGTTGTCAGCGACGCCTTTGGCGGCGATGCAGTGTACGGGTTTATGGTCGCCACGGTTTTTGCAGTACTGCTATTTCTGGGCCTGCTCTATAACTGGCTAAAGGCGCCGGTGGACGAGCACCTGCGGGCGATGGATAGCGAGTTGGATGTGTAG
- the gtfA gene encoding sucrose phosphorylase — protein sequence MKNLVQLCTYADRLGCGTFADLTQLLTGKLQGVFGGVHILPFYYPIDGADAGFDPIDHTKVDERLGDWTDVAALAQSHELMVDVIVNHMSSRSAEFIDYKAHGDASSYASLFLTFDKVFSRGATESDLVNLYRPRPGLPFSKIRFDDGKERLCWTTFTSDQIDIDVFSDAGQDYLGRILDRLAAANVKMIRLDAAGYAVKKAGSRCFMTEETFAFIEAFAQKAGARGMEVLVEIHAHFLTQVAIAKKADWVYDFALPPLVLHTLIAGDSQPLQNWLEISPRNAITVLDTHDGIGIIDIAADKQVGAGLLSDEQVDALVEDIHANSEHRSRKATGAAASNVDLYQINCTFFEALGSNENKYLLARLIQFFAPGIPQVYYVGLFAGENDMALLERTAVGRDINRHYYSEADISAGLETTVVKHLLALIRFRNLHPAFQTGRFECIGTNAQLLSLAWRASSSHLILEINLQSYSFHLLAESEGEIQTLDQWRDFDSWVFAHTEIQP from the coding sequence ATGAAAAACTTAGTGCAACTGTGCACCTACGCTGATCGGCTAGGTTGCGGCACCTTCGCGGACTTGACTCAACTTCTCACTGGAAAACTGCAGGGCGTATTCGGCGGAGTGCATATTTTGCCGTTTTACTACCCTATAGATGGCGCAGATGCAGGCTTTGACCCTATTGATCACACCAAAGTCGATGAACGACTGGGCGATTGGACGGACGTTGCCGCGCTGGCACAAAGTCATGAGTTGATGGTGGACGTTATTGTTAATCATATGTCCAGCCGGTCGGCAGAATTCATCGACTACAAAGCCCATGGTGATGCATCCAGTTACGCTTCACTGTTCCTGACCTTCGACAAGGTTTTTTCGCGTGGTGCCACCGAATCAGATCTGGTGAATTTGTATCGCCCGCGCCCCGGGCTGCCGTTCAGTAAAATCAGGTTTGACGATGGCAAGGAACGTTTATGCTGGACAACATTTACGTCGGACCAAATCGATATTGACGTTTTTAGTGATGCTGGGCAGGACTATCTTGGGCGAATACTGGATCGGCTCGCAGCGGCTAACGTAAAAATGATCAGGCTGGACGCCGCCGGTTATGCAGTAAAAAAAGCGGGTTCACGCTGCTTTATGACCGAAGAGACTTTCGCGTTTATTGAAGCGTTTGCGCAAAAGGCTGGCGCACGCGGAATGGAAGTGCTGGTAGAAATTCACGCGCATTTTCTTACCCAAGTGGCCATCGCCAAAAAAGCGGATTGGGTGTACGACTTTGCCCTTCCGCCGCTGGTACTTCATACCTTGATTGCCGGTGATAGTCAGCCGCTGCAAAACTGGCTGGAAATATCTCCTCGCAATGCGATTACTGTGCTGGATACTCACGACGGCATCGGCATTATTGATATTGCGGCAGATAAGCAAGTGGGCGCGGGTTTGTTGAGCGACGAACAAGTCGACGCGCTGGTCGAAGATATTCACGCGAACAGTGAACATCGCAGTCGCAAGGCCACGGGCGCGGCTGCATCCAATGTAGACCTCTATCAGATCAACTGTACTTTCTTTGAAGCATTGGGTTCCAACGAAAATAAATACCTGCTTGCGCGGCTGATTCAGTTTTTTGCACCGGGCATTCCACAGGTGTATTACGTGGGCTTGTTTGCGGGCGAAAACGATATGGCGCTGTTGGAGCGCACTGCCGTCGGCCGCGATATTAACCGGCATTATTACTCTGAAGCAGATATTTCCGCCGGGCTGGAAACCACGGTAGTTAAACATTTACTGGCGCTAATACGCTTTCGCAATTTACACCCGGCATTTCAAACAGGTCGTTTCGAATGTATAGGAACCAATGCTCAGTTGTTAAGCCTCGCGTGGCGGGCCTCGTCCAGTCACCTCATTTTGGAAATTAATTTGCAGTCGTACAGTTTTCATTTACTGGCCGAAAGCGAAGGCGAAATACAAACCCTGGACCAATGGCGGGATTTCGATAGCTGGGTGTTTGCACACACAGAAATTCAGCCGTGA
- a CDS encoding ROK family protein — MNEPLYAGIELGGTKTICLIGTGVDSIRDQLQIPTTNPADTLGQIHTFLASQGELAGIGIGAFGPVNIDPGSANYGCIESTPKPGWSHTSVVPFFRERFSCPINLDTDVNAAAIAEHQHGNGKGLRNFIYITVGTGIGGGALIEGAPVRGNSHPEMGHIALPRHMADETFLSACPYHQNCAEGLASGSALRKRWGMPLNEFPPEHPAWDMQASYLAEFFHSLTLLFSPQRIIVGGGVSSEQLLARVRTALYKKLNGYVDALKLEASLESYLCLPELAGNAGPLGSLMLAYPEYRRH; from the coding sequence CGAACTGGGTGGAACAAAAACCATCTGCCTTATTGGCACCGGTGTCGATTCTATTCGCGATCAACTTCAAATACCTACCACTAATCCGGCAGACACGCTCGGCCAAATCCACACATTTCTCGCCTCACAGGGCGAACTTGCGGGTATCGGCATAGGCGCGTTTGGCCCGGTGAATATAGACCCCGGATCCGCGAACTACGGCTGCATTGAATCTACGCCAAAACCCGGCTGGTCGCACACGTCGGTGGTGCCGTTTTTTCGCGAGCGATTTTCCTGCCCGATAAATCTGGATACCGATGTGAATGCGGCAGCCATTGCCGAGCACCAGCACGGTAATGGCAAGGGACTGCGCAACTTCATTTACATCACTGTAGGCACAGGTATCGGCGGCGGTGCATTAATTGAAGGTGCGCCGGTGAGAGGTAACTCGCATCCGGAAATGGGCCATATCGCACTACCGCGTCATATGGCCGATGAAACCTTCCTTTCGGCGTGCCCCTACCACCAAAATTGTGCGGAAGGACTGGCCAGCGGTTCAGCGCTGCGCAAACGCTGGGGTATGCCACTGAACGAATTTCCCCCGGAGCACCCCGCCTGGGATATGCAGGCAAGCTATCTGGCTGAGTTTTTCCACTCGCTCACACTGCTGTTTTCGCCGCAACGCATCATTGTGGGGGGCGGTGTTTCCAGCGAGCAATTGCTGGCTCGCGTGCGCACTGCGCTGTATAAAAAATTAAATGGCTATGTGGATGCGCTGAAGTTGGAAGCGTCTCTGGAGAGCTATCTCTGCCTGCCGGAACTGGCAGGCAATGCGGGCCCCCTGGGTTCCCTCATGCTGGCCTACCCCGAATACCGACGACATTAA